One region of Macadamia integrifolia cultivar HAES 741 chromosome 11, SCU_Mint_v3, whole genome shotgun sequence genomic DNA includes:
- the LOC122092692 gene encoding aluminum-activated malate transporter 9-like: protein MAGKIGSMKHIFAEKSRERLLLHKGYSLLGSDSEVEETRCGCFGRLGDAIIKFWNGLPQMLINAWQFGRSDPRKVIFGAKIGLALVLLSVLIFLKQEPFKSLSRYSVWALLTVVVVFEFSIGATLSKGLNRGLGTLSAGGLALGMAELCTLTGEWEEVFIIISIFIVGFISSFAKLYPTMKPYEYGFRVFLLTYCFIMVSGYRTKQFIETAVSRFLLIALGAAVCLVVNICIYPIWAGEDLHNLVVKNFLGVATSLEGIVNSYLLCVEYERVPSKILTYQALDDPMYSGYRSAVESTSQEDSLISFAIWEPPHGRYKMFNYPWRDYVKVSGALRYCAFMVMALHGCILSEIQAPPERREVFHKELLKVGTEGAKLLRELGNKVKKMEKLSPGDILAGVHEAAEELQKKIDQKSYLLVNSESWEIGKRPTEDLENPEDALNNLNDEKRHLGFKSLSETVLDIRSFPQSKTWDIRNGKTIVNSSLPPGPSDNMFKSLPSRFSINPHGVVLIEEESKTYESASALSLATFASLLIEFVARLQNLVDSFEELSEKAKFKEPIEEPAATEVVGFWRRLSRCFWFKN from the exons CGGCTAGGAGATGCAATTATCAAATTTTGGAACGGTTTGCCACAAATGTTAATTAACGCATGGCAATTCGGTCGTTCGGATCCCAGGAAGGTCATATTCGGAGCTAAGATTGGTCTAGCATTGGTGTTATTATCCGTGCTTATATTCTTGAAACAAGAACCATTCAAGTCTCTCAGTCGTTACTCTGTTTGGGCTCTTCTCACTGTTGTCGTCGTCTTTGAGTTCAGCATAG GAGCAACCCTTAGCAAAGGGCTTAATCGTGGGTTGGGGACATTGTCTGCTGGAGGACTTGCTCTGGGCATGGCAGAGCTGTGTACACTGACTGGAGAGTGGGAAGAAGTTTTCATTATTATCAGTATTTTTATTGTAG GATTCATTTCATCCTTTGCGAAACTATACCCCACGATGAAGCCATATGAATATGGGTTTCGGGTGTTCTTGTTGACATATTGTTTCATAATGGTATCTGGGTATAGGACGAAGCAATTTATCGAGACAGCAGTATCTCGCTTCCTGCTTATTGCCCTTGGTGCCGCTGTTTGTTTGGTTGTAAACATATGCATTTACCCTATTTGGGCTGGAGAAGATCTGCACAACTTGGTGGTAAAAAATTTCCTCGGTGTTGCCACTTCTTTAGAAG GTATTGTTAATTCGTACCTGCTATGTGTTGAATATGAGAGGGTTCCTTCAAAAATTCTTACCTACCAAGCTTTGGATGATCCAATGTACAGTGGCTACAGGTCAGCTGTAGAATCTACCAGCCAAGAGGATAGTCTG ATAAGTTTTGCCATCTGGGAGCCGCCACACGGTCGTTATAAAATGTTCAATTATCCATGGAGGGACTATGTCAAAGTAAGCGGTGCATTGAGGTATTGTGCATTCATGGTCATGGCTTTGCATGGATGTATACTGTCAGAAATACAG GCACCCCCAGAACGAAGAGAAGTCTTTCATAAGGAGCTGCTGAAAGTAGGTACCGAAGGTGCTAAATTGTTACGTGAACTTGGcaacaaagtaaaaaaaatggagaagttGAGCCCTGGAGACATACTGGCAGGGGTACATGAAGCAGCAGAAGAATTGCAGAAGAAGATAGATCAAAAATCATATCTTCTCGTTAACTCTGAGAGCTGGGAAATCGGAAAACGACCAACAGAAGACTTGGAAAATCCTGAGGATGCTCTCAATAATCTAAATGATGAGAAAAGGCACCTGGGGTTCAAATCCCTCAGTGAAACTGTGCTGGATATTAGATCATTCCCTCAGTCAAAAACCTGGGATATTCGAAATGGTAAAACAATTGTGAACTCCTCTCTGCCTCCAGGTCCCTCAGACAACATGTTCAAATCATTGCCTTCACGTTTCTCAATCAATCCTCATGGTGTTGTTCTTATTGAAGAAGAATCCAAAACATATGAAAGCGCAAGTGCCTTGTCTTTGGCAACATTTGCTTCACTCTTGATCGAATTTGTTGCAAGGcttcaaaatcttgttgattCATTTGAAGAACTTAGTGAGAAAGCAAAATTTAAGGAACCCATTGAGGAACCTGCAGCAACAGAGGTAGTTGGGTTTTGGAGAAGATTGTCTAGATGCTTCTGGTTCAAGAATTGA